Proteins encoded in a region of the Vicia villosa cultivar HV-30 ecotype Madison, WI linkage group LG5, Vvil1.0, whole genome shotgun sequence genome:
- the LOC131605049 gene encoding protein MAINTENANCE OF MERISTEMS-like, producing the protein MLERWRPETHTFHLPTGECTITLEDINMLFGLRIDGKVVVGETEGPDYACVDALGVEPIGDRVKGAVKLRWIHNELFELEEHSQQTEQENILHAKLYILSMIAVLFPDKSHNVLHSSWFKFVKDFDECGKYSWGFACLSYLYREMCKACRVGCMSLGGCSLILAVWTYYRIPRLAPRSEIAPSYPYATR; encoded by the coding sequence ATGCTTGAGAGATGGAGGCCTGAGACACACACATTTCATTTGCCAACTGGTGAATGTACAATCACTTTAGAGGATATAAATATGTTGTTTGGTCTCCGCATAGATGGTAAGGTTGTAGTAGGCGAAACCGAAGGCCCCGATTATGCTTGTGTAGATGCTTTAGGCGTAGAACCTATTGGTGATAGGGTGAAGGGTGCAGTAAAATTGAGATGGATCCATAACGAGTTGTTTGAGTTAGAAGAACATTCTCAACAAACCGAGCAGGAAAATATACTGCATGCAAAATTATATATCTTAAGTATGATTGCAGTTTTATTTCCTGATAAATCTCATAATGTGTTGCATTCTTCTTGGTTCAAATTTGTCAAAGATTTTGATGAATGCGGAAAATATAGTTGGGGATTTGCGTGTTTGTCTTATCTTTATAGGGAGATGTGCAAAGCATGTCGTGTAGGATGCATGAGTCTTGGAGGCTGCTCACTCATTCTCGCTGTGTGGACCTACTATCGCATTCCACGACTTGCTCCAAGGAGTGAAATTGCTCCATCCTATCCATACGCCACTAGGTAA